In Providencia rettgeri, the following proteins share a genomic window:
- a CDS encoding LysR family transcriptional regulator, with protein sequence MKLRHLDIFYAVMTCGSLTRAAEVLHISQPAASKALKHAEQQLGLVLFQRIRGKLIPTAEANLLFEEAKEVYHNLDRLRILAQNLSRDPQGKLAIGCLPSLGLNLVPEVTAQFIKKHPNIKLTIGTHHTTDILQLLTQQDLDIGIGFNLEIEGGITVLPIADIPLVYVDSKLPLHSPVSLTDIDQERWIHPGSDSLSQLLQKRHEFAESNISVHTYHMAAEFVQAGLGCSITDIFSAEHTLPESMIYPLQEGLHLAVSVFHRADKPLTKAAQNYVNTLASTLEKRNKVVN encoded by the coding sequence ATGAAATTAAGGCATCTCGATATTTTTTATGCGGTCATGACCTGTGGTTCTTTAACCCGTGCAGCGGAGGTTTTACATATATCACAACCTGCGGCAAGTAAGGCCTTAAAACATGCAGAGCAACAACTTGGCTTAGTCTTATTCCAGAGAATAAGAGGAAAATTAATTCCGACTGCTGAGGCAAACCTACTATTTGAGGAAGCCAAAGAAGTTTATCATAATTTAGATAGGCTCAGAATTTTAGCACAAAATTTATCACGTGACCCACAAGGTAAATTAGCCATTGGCTGCTTACCTAGCTTAGGGCTGAACTTAGTACCTGAAGTAACCGCACAATTTATAAAAAAACATCCCAATATCAAACTCACGATCGGTACACATCATACAACGGATATTCTACAACTATTAACTCAACAAGATCTCGATATTGGTATTGGCTTTAATCTTGAAATTGAAGGGGGGATTACTGTTCTACCCATTGCGGATATCCCATTGGTTTATGTGGATAGCAAATTACCACTACACTCCCCTGTGTCCCTCACTGATATCGACCAAGAGCGTTGGATCCACCCTGGGTCTGATTCCTTATCTCAGCTATTACAAAAACGTCATGAGTTTGCAGAGTCAAATATTAGTGTGCACACCTACCATATGGCAGCAGAATTTGTCCAAGCTGGATTAGGCTGCAGTATTACCGATATTTTTTCAGCCGAGCACACATTACCTGAATCGATGATTTATCCATTACAGGAAGGTTTACACCTTGCCGTATCTGTTTTTCATCGAGCTGATAAGCCATTAACCAAAGCTGCACAGAATTATGTTAACACCTTGGCATCCACACTCGAAAAAAGAAATAAAGTAGTTAACTAA
- the gltS gene encoding sodium/glutamate symporter has protein sequence MILDASYTLLVACLALLIGMFVVKYTPFLQKNHIPEAVVGGFIVAIILLIVDKTAGYSFTFDASLQSILMITFFSSIGLSSDFSRLIKGGKPLVLLTIAVTILITIQNTVGMGMAVMLNESPFIGLIAGSITLTGGHGNAGAWGPILADKYGVTGAVELAMACATLGLVLGGLIGGPVARHLLKKVSIPKSTELEKETIVEAFEQPSVKRKINANNVIETISMLIICIVVGGYISEFFKDTVMQLPTFVWCLFVGIIIRNVLTHVFKHEVFEPTVDVLGSVALSLFLAMALMSLKFGQLASMAGPVLIIIAVQTVVMVLFATFITFRMMGKDYDAVVISAGHCGFGMGATPTAIANMQTVTKAFSPSHKAFLVVPMVGAFIVDISNSILIKIFLEIGTYFT, from the coding sequence ATGATCCTAGATGCCAGCTACACTTTATTAGTCGCTTGTTTGGCGCTATTGATTGGTATGTTTGTTGTAAAATACACTCCTTTTCTACAAAAAAACCATATTCCTGAAGCCGTTGTTGGCGGTTTTATTGTTGCTATCATCCTATTAATTGTCGATAAAACAGCAGGATACTCATTTACTTTTGATGCTTCACTACAAAGCATTTTAATGATTACGTTCTTTTCATCAATTGGATTGAGCTCAGATTTTTCGCGTTTAATAAAAGGCGGTAAGCCACTTGTCTTATTAACTATTGCGGTGACTATCTTAATTACGATTCAAAATACCGTTGGTATGGGAATGGCAGTCATGCTTAACGAAAGTCCATTTATTGGTTTAATTGCAGGCTCAATCACACTTACGGGTGGTCACGGCAACGCAGGAGCTTGGGGACCAATACTGGCTGATAAGTATGGCGTGACTGGTGCTGTTGAATTAGCTATGGCATGTGCAACCCTAGGTTTAGTATTAGGTGGGTTAATTGGCGGCCCTGTTGCTCGTCATTTATTAAAAAAAGTTTCAATCCCTAAAAGCACTGAACTCGAAAAAGAAACAATCGTCGAAGCTTTCGAACAACCAAGTGTTAAACGAAAAATTAATGCCAATAATGTTATTGAAACCATCTCAATGCTGATTATCTGTATTGTTGTCGGTGGCTATATTAGTGAGTTTTTTAAAGATACTGTCATGCAATTACCAACCTTTGTTTGGTGCTTATTTGTCGGTATTATTATTCGTAACGTCTTAACCCATGTATTTAAGCATGAAGTTTTTGAACCAACTGTTGATGTTTTAGGTAGCGTTGCCTTGTCATTATTCTTAGCAATGGCGCTAATGTCCTTAAAATTCGGTCAACTAGCCAGTATGGCAGGCCCTGTTCTAATTATTATTGCCGTACAAACCGTGGTTATGGTTCTATTTGCAACGTTTATTACCTTTAGAATGATGGGCAAAGATTATGATGCAGTTGTTATTAGTGCTGGGCACTGTGGGTTTGGAATGGGAGCAACACCAACCGCAATAGCAAATATGCAAACAGTCACTAAAGCATTTAGTCCTTCTCATAAAGCCTTCTTAGTGGTACCAATGGTCGGTGCATTTATTGTCGATATTTCAAATAGTATCTTAATTAAAATCTTTCTCGAAATTGGTACGTACTTTACCTAG
- a CDS encoding aminoglycoside adenylyltransferase domain-containing protein translates to MMVTPPQAEQALVILRKHFSDSLIAVYLHGSSVSSGLRPMSDIDLLVVIDSPVTDFCREQLVRDLMDISGLYPIDPKGRRPLEIVVFLTSELNMLSYPAKCELIYGEWLRTEYEQGVFEGQTQDPEFTLMLAQASQEAVSLWHKEIYGLPIVGLHDIRRAMLDSLPNLELSLKGDERNVLLTLARMWHTMETGLFISKDEAAIWAIELMPVELASVLLVAKKAYLTGISVDWENQQVEVTLCANYLAERIRVYS, encoded by the coding sequence ATGATGGTGACTCCCCCCCAAGCAGAACAAGCATTGGTTATTCTGCGAAAACATTTTTCTGATTCATTAATTGCAGTTTATCTACACGGTTCCTCTGTTTCTAGTGGGTTACGGCCAATGAGTGATATTGATTTACTTGTGGTGATTGATAGCCCCGTGACTGATTTTTGCCGTGAACAACTTGTACGAGATTTAATGGATATTTCGGGCTTATATCCGATTGATCCAAAAGGCCGGCGACCACTGGAAATTGTTGTATTCTTAACAAGTGAATTAAACATGCTTTCTTATCCTGCAAAATGTGAATTAATTTATGGAGAGTGGTTACGTACAGAGTACGAGCAAGGGGTATTTGAAGGACAAACTCAAGACCCTGAATTCACATTAATGTTAGCCCAAGCGTCACAAGAAGCAGTAAGTTTATGGCACAAGGAAATATACGGCTTACCTATTGTTGGCCTGCATGATATTCGCCGAGCTATGTTAGATTCACTCCCTAATTTAGAGTTATCTCTAAAAGGTGATGAGCGTAATGTTTTACTGACATTAGCACGCATGTGGCACACCATGGAAACGGGACTATTTATATCAAAGGATGAGGCTGCCATTTGGGCAATAGAACTCATGCCAGTGGAATTGGCCTCGGTGTTACTGGTAGCGAAAAAGGCCTATTTAACTGGTATTTCTGTTGATTGGGAAAATCAACAGGTGGAAGTCACCTTGTGTGCGAACTATTTAGCTGAGCGTATTCGTGTTTATTCTTAG
- a CDS encoding D-amino acid dehydrogenase, whose protein sequence is MTKHVVVIGAGVIGLSTAYALIKAGQTVTLVESDTDVGMQTSFANGGQLSYRYVSPLADAGVPLQGLRWMGKSDSPLNLKIMPSLQQWSWLAQFTLACNRKTNKVNGAHLLRLSLLSQEIMNKWRSNGDIADFAWEKSGKLIIHRDNKSFQKASETVNKQFQKVLTPAEIVELEPSLKNIQSQLVGAIYAPDDESADCYLFCKNLLQYLLTQPKFKLCLQHSVKSFITQNNEITGIATHQGTIQADDFIVCAGNGSRELLKPLNINAPILGLKGYSLSVEYPQTEHIVPKINVTDYANKIVYAKLNDQLRIAAMVDIGYDNQGLRENRIQALKNIIKNTFPELPQINDAESWCGLRPSTPKGPPLLGKTAYKNLWLNIGHGSLGFTLAAGSAEILTQLITEQTSPISLTGLTR, encoded by the coding sequence ATGACTAAACATGTGGTGGTTATTGGCGCAGGTGTTATTGGTTTAAGCACCGCCTATGCATTAATTAAAGCAGGCCAAACCGTAACATTAGTTGAATCAGATACCGATGTCGGTATGCAAACCAGTTTTGCTAACGGTGGGCAGCTCAGCTATCGCTATGTATCTCCCCTTGCTGATGCAGGTGTTCCTTTACAAGGCTTACGCTGGATGGGAAAAAGTGACTCACCTTTAAATTTAAAAATAATGCCTTCATTACAACAATGGTCTTGGCTAGCGCAATTCACATTAGCTTGTAACCGTAAAACCAATAAAGTTAATGGTGCCCATCTTTTACGTTTATCACTCCTGAGCCAAGAAATAATGAATAAATGGCGTAGCAATGGTGATATCGCTGATTTTGCTTGGGAGAAATCAGGGAAATTAATTATCCACCGTGATAATAAAAGTTTCCAAAAAGCCAGTGAAACGGTTAATAAACAATTTCAAAAAGTATTAACGCCCGCTGAAATTGTTGAACTAGAGCCTTCTTTAAAAAATATACAGTCTCAGCTAGTAGGTGCAATATATGCCCCTGATGATGAGAGCGCTGATTGTTATTTATTCTGTAAAAATCTACTGCAATATTTACTCACACAACCTAAATTTAAACTTTGTTTGCAGCACAGTGTTAAATCTTTCATTACACAAAATAACGAAATCACTGGAATAGCGACTCACCAGGGAACGATCCAAGCTGACGATTTTATTGTTTGTGCAGGAAATGGCAGCCGCGAATTATTAAAACCACTGAATATTAATGCTCCTATTTTAGGGTTAAAAGGGTATAGCCTCAGTGTTGAATACCCACAAACTGAGCATATTGTTCCGAAAATTAACGTTACCGATTACGCCAATAAAATTGTCTATGCCAAACTGAATGACCAACTACGCATTGCTGCAATGGTTGATATTGGCTATGACAATCAAGGTTTACGTGAAAATAGAATACAAGCACTCAAAAATATTATAAAAAATACCTTCCCTGAATTACCCCAAATTAACGATGCTGAAAGTTGGTGTGGCTTACGCCCCTCAACACCAAAAGGCCCTCCTCTATTAGGAAAAACTGCCTATAAAAATTTATGGCTTAATATTGGACACGGTAGTTTAGGGTTTACTCTTGCCGCAGGCAGCGCGGAAATATTAACCCAGCTGATAACAGAACAAACATCCCCCATTTCTTTAACTGGATTAACGAGGTAA
- a CDS encoding RidA family protein, with product MTKKSINPASVFNSLQYGFSQAVETTGTRQLFLSGQVGVNAVEETVAGGIYEQTVQSLMNIEHVLHEAGGDLSHVAMLRIYIKEGFNSHEEQADIARALKEKFPNMPPASSWVIVSGLSLPEWLIEIEAHAVLN from the coding sequence ATGACTAAAAAATCGATAAATCCAGCATCTGTCTTTAATTCTTTGCAGTATGGCTTTAGCCAAGCCGTAGAAACAACGGGAACCCGACAATTATTTCTATCAGGCCAGGTTGGTGTGAATGCTGTGGAAGAAACGGTTGCTGGCGGAATTTACGAACAAACTGTGCAATCATTAATGAATATTGAACATGTACTGCATGAGGCCGGTGGCGATTTATCTCATGTGGCTATGCTACGTATTTATATCAAAGAGGGCTTTAACAGCCATGAGGAACAAGCTGATATTGCGCGAGCATTAAAAGAAAAATTTCCAAATATGCCACCTGCATCTTCTTGGGTTATTGTTTCAGGGCTTTCCTTACCGGAATGGTTAATAGAAATAGAAGCTCATGCAGTTTTGAACTAA